The nucleotide sequence CATTCCCGAATCAACTCCCAGTACAAAAATAGCCGTTGCCAGGGCATCAGACAATTCAGCGGTTTTGGAAAATACCGATACACTATTTATTCCCGAAATAGGGTTTCCGGTCCGGGGATCAAGAATGTGCGAATATTTCCTGCCTTCAAAAGTGATGTATTTATCGTAACTCTCGGAAGTAGCAACAGATGACTCCAGAACTGGCAGCCACGAAAATATTTTGTCCTTGCTAAGTGGATTTGCAATGCCGATCAACCACTTTTCCCCTGTAGCCTTGGTACCCCATGTAGTTAGGTCACCGGAAGCATTGATAACTCCTGCGCGAACCTGCTTCCCCACCAATAGTTCTTTCGCCATATCGGCAGCATAGCCCTTTGCTATTGCTCCTAGACTTATTTTCATCCCTTTCAATTGAAGGAAGACCGTATGATCTATTTCATCCAGAATAATTTTTTTATACCCCACCTTGCTTACGGATTTTATAATTTCATCCTTGGTAGGCTTATATTTCATGG is from Arenibacter algicola and encodes:
- a CDS encoding FAD:protein FMN transferase; the encoded protein is MALMGHGQELKYVTVQRSVNLMGDKFDITVVADNEEIGYINIEEAVSEIKRIEKLISSWDEESETSKINKNAGIKPVKVSVELFKLIERANQISEITNGAFDITYAGLDKIWKFDGAMKYKPTKDEIIKSVSKVGYKKIILDEIDHTVFLQLKGMKISLGAIAKGYAADMAKELLVGKQVRAGVINASGDLTTWGTKATGEKWLIGIANPLSKDKIFSWLPVLESSVATSESYDKYITFEGRKYSHILDPRTGNPISGINSVSVFSKTAELSDALATAIFVLGVDSGMALINQLKGTEAIIVDGNNKMHKSSGILFN